The Syntrophorhabdaceae bacterium genomic interval ACCCAGCACGTCCCGAGGCCGAGTTCCGCCGCGGTCAGCACCATGTGCTCCACGGCGATCGCTACATTGAGCGCCAGGGTGGGGCCGAGCTCGTCGACGCTCATCCTTCTTTGCCCTTCGGACCTCTTGAGGATGATCTCCACGACGCGCTCCTCGATGGCGCCTATTTTGCCCAGGTCCTGGGTGCCCGAGACGGTCCCGTCGAGATAACCCTGCACATCAGCACAGCAGACGATTACAAGGGGCGCCTCCGCGATGAAGGACTGGCCGAAAGCCGCCCGCGAAAGGCCCTGACGCGTTTCTTCATCGATGACCGTCTTGAACCGCCACGGCTGGGCATTGCACCCCGAAGGCGCCTGTCTCGCCGCCTCGAGAAGAGCGTCGACGCAGGCTTGCGGCACGGGGTCGGGTCTGAATTTTCTGATCGATCGTCTTTGCCTTATGGCATCTCTTACAGAGACCATTTTTCCCTCTCGCTCCTGCCTAAAAGGCGCTTTTCACGAACTTCACCATGATCAGGACGATGAGAAAAAGGAGATAGAACTGAAGGAAGAAGAGGGCTGCCTTCGCCATTCGGGTTGTCTTTATTCTCGGCATCTTTTACCTCCCTTTGAAATCTTGAGTCCGGCTCATCGGAGAGACCCCACTATCCGATGCCGTGCATGATATCGCTATGGTGGATCACGCCCAGCAGGTGGTCCCCCGTGTCGACCACGGGTATTGTCCTGTAATGGTATTTGTCAAAAAGCTCCATGAGGTCTTCCCGGGTGTCGTCGGCTTCGGCGGCCACCACCGAAGGGGCCATCAGCTCTTCAAGATGGGTGTAATCCTCCGCCAGCACCAGGTCACGGAGGTCCACCACCCCTGTGAGCACATTTCCCTCGGTCACCACGTAGACGTAGGAGATAGCCTGCGATTCGGGTCTCAATGCCCGGATGTGGCGAATCGCCTCGAAGGCGGTGGTTTCCTCGGGGAAGGTGACATAGTCCGAGGACATAAGCTCCGGCGCAGTAACCTCTCTTTCGGAGAGGATCCTGGTCAGTTTCTCCGCTTTCTCCTCGGGCAGCAGCGCCAGAAGCTTCACCCTCTCTTCATGGGGAAGTACGGAAAAGAGGTCGGCAAGCTGGGCCATCG includes:
- a CDS encoding nitroreductase family protein, with protein sequence MVSVRDAIRQRRSIRKFRPDPVPQACVDALLEAARQAPSGCNAQPWRFKTVIDEETRQGLSRAAFGQSFIAEAPLVIVCCADVQGYLDGTVSGTQDLGKIGAIEERVVEIILKRSEGQRRMSVDELGPTLALNVAIAVEHMVLTAAELGLGTCWVRLIDQEKIKEIFGWGETVYVVALLPVGYADESPEARKRRDVKEILVD